From Micromonospora nigra, one genomic window encodes:
- a CDS encoding transketolase C-terminal domain-containing protein encodes MLSDVTTPHDLDERFRAALAALAAPPRPGDPAAPVKPGATLTGTRALDLFEAQVTSRQLDLAGWWLRSFGEGWYTTGSAGHEGNAAVAAALRPTDPALLHYRSGAFYCTRAAQAADEPTTPDQPTTPSDPPAPPEQPTTPDQPATPEISAPPEAPATRDAPAPPEPPATSDAAGDAGSVVDRPFPPAYAGAARDVLRGMVASSMEPIAGGRHKVFGRADLAVVPTTSTIASHLPRAVGMGLAVERLRRLDGRREGSVRGGGGDTEHAGWSPDAIVVCSFGDASVNHASATAAFNTAGWYDHTGLRIPVLFVCEDNGLGTSVRSPKGWVETALRTRPGVRYFAAAGDDLVGSYAAAQEAADWVRRHRRPAVLHLTTVRLLGPAGTDDESAYRTPDEIEADLARDPLVATARLLVGAGLASGEELLARYDEIGWQVRRIAEEVLDEPKLSSAAEVLASLAPRRPVRVARAVADAGTRAAGPAAAARAEAFGGKPPELAGPLTLAESINATLTDGLLDHPQMAVFGEDVAARGGVHGVTRGLRDRFGAARVFDTLLDETSILGLGLGAGLAGMLPVPEIQYLAYLHNAEDQLRGEAATMRFFSRGAFRNPMVVRVAGLAYQEGFGGHFHNDNSVAVLRDVPGLVVAVPARPDDAAAMLRTCLASAAVDGTVCVFLEPVALYHTRDLYADGDDEWLAAYPEPGAWSSGHVPVGRARVYGVGSAEDVTIVTFGNGVRMSLRAAATLADEGIGARVVDLRWLSPLPVADLIREAAATGRVLVVDETRRSGGVGEGIIAALVDAGYVGAVRRVAGVDSFVPLGPAACQVLVSEEAITQGARTLLAR; translated from the coding sequence ATGCTGTCCGACGTGACCACCCCGCACGATCTCGACGAAAGGTTCCGGGCGGCCCTGGCCGCGCTGGCCGCTCCACCACGACCGGGCGACCCCGCCGCGCCGGTCAAGCCCGGCGCAACGCTGACCGGCACCCGCGCGTTGGACCTGTTCGAAGCGCAGGTGACCAGCCGGCAACTCGACCTCGCCGGCTGGTGGCTGCGCAGCTTCGGCGAGGGCTGGTACACGACCGGGTCCGCCGGGCACGAGGGCAACGCGGCGGTCGCCGCCGCACTGCGCCCCACCGACCCGGCGCTGCTGCACTACCGCTCCGGAGCGTTCTACTGCACGCGGGCCGCCCAGGCCGCCGACGAGCCCACCACACCCGACCAGCCGACCACGCCGTCCGACCCACCGGCCCCGCCCGAGCAGCCGACCACGCCAGACCAGCCGGCCACGCCTGAGATTTCGGCTCCGCCTGAAGCACCCGCCACGCGTGACGCGCCGGCTCCGCCTGAACCACCGGCCACGTCGGACGCGGCCGGCGACGCCGGATCCGTCGTCGACCGCCCGTTCCCGCCCGCGTACGCCGGGGCGGCCCGGGACGTGTTGCGCGGGATGGTCGCCTCCAGCATGGAGCCGATCGCGGGTGGGCGGCACAAGGTGTTCGGCCGGGCGGACCTGGCCGTCGTGCCGACCACCTCGACCATCGCCTCGCATCTGCCCCGCGCCGTCGGGATGGGACTGGCGGTGGAGCGGCTGCGCCGACTCGACGGCCGGCGGGAGGGGAGCGTACGGGGCGGCGGCGGGGACACGGAGCACGCCGGCTGGTCGCCGGACGCGATCGTCGTGTGCTCCTTCGGCGACGCATCCGTCAACCACGCGAGCGCCACCGCCGCGTTCAACACCGCCGGCTGGTACGACCACACCGGCCTGCGCATCCCGGTGCTGTTCGTCTGCGAGGACAACGGGCTGGGGACCAGCGTCCGTTCGCCGAAGGGCTGGGTGGAGACCGCCCTGCGGACCAGGCCCGGCGTCCGCTACTTCGCCGCCGCGGGCGACGACCTGGTCGGGTCGTACGCGGCGGCGCAGGAGGCGGCGGACTGGGTACGCCGGCACCGTCGACCGGCGGTGCTCCACCTGACCACTGTGCGACTCCTGGGGCCCGCCGGGACGGACGACGAGTCCGCGTATCGGACTCCCGACGAGATCGAGGCCGACCTGGCCCGGGATCCGCTGGTCGCGACCGCGCGCCTGCTGGTCGGGGCGGGACTGGCCAGTGGGGAGGAACTGCTCGCCCGGTACGACGAGATCGGCTGGCAGGTGCGCCGCATCGCCGAGGAGGTGCTCGACGAGCCCAAGCTGAGCAGCGCCGCCGAGGTGCTCGCCTCCCTGGCCCCGCGCCGGCCGGTGCGGGTGGCCCGCGCGGTGGCCGACGCGGGAACGCGGGCCGCCGGCCCGGCGGCGGCGGCCCGCGCCGAGGCGTTCGGCGGCAAGCCGCCGGAGCTGGCCGGCCCGCTGACCCTCGCGGAGAGCATCAACGCCACGCTCACCGACGGGCTGCTGGACCACCCCCAGATGGCCGTGTTCGGTGAGGACGTGGCCGCCCGGGGTGGTGTCCACGGGGTGACCAGGGGGCTGCGCGACCGCTTCGGCGCGGCCCGCGTCTTCGACACCCTGCTCGACGAGACCTCGATCCTGGGGCTCGGGCTGGGTGCCGGGCTGGCCGGGATGTTGCCGGTGCCGGAGATCCAGTACCTGGCCTACCTGCACAACGCCGAGGACCAGTTGCGGGGCGAGGCGGCCACGATGCGCTTCTTCTCCCGTGGCGCGTTCCGCAACCCGATGGTTGTGCGGGTGGCGGGGTTGGCGTACCAGGAGGGCTTCGGCGGCCACTTCCACAACGACAACTCGGTGGCCGTCCTGCGGGATGTGCCCGGCCTGGTGGTCGCGGTGCCGGCCCGGCCGGACGACGCCGCGGCGATGCTGCGCACCTGCCTGGCCAGCGCGGCGGTGGACGGCACGGTCTGCGTGTTCCTGGAGCCGGTGGCGCTCTACCACACCCGGGATCTGTATGCGGATGGTGACGATGAGTGGTTGGCGGCCTATCCGGAGCCGGGGGCGTGGTCGAGCGGGCACGTGCCGGTCGGCCGGGCCCGGGTCTACGGGGTGGGCTCGGCCGAGGACGTCACGATCGTCACCTTCGGTAATGGGGTCCGGATGTCGCTACGGGCCGCCGCGACCCTCGCCGACGAGGGGATCGGTGCCCGGGTGGTGGACCTGCGGTGGT
- a CDS encoding MarR family winged helix-turn-helix transcriptional regulator, with protein MTLPTRPDGERAAVADGERSAVAGDTVRRLMHIARAMRHHQDVEFGELGLTPAAARALHELDPDRPLPARDLAEQLRCDRSNVTALVDKLEQAGLVERRADPADRRQRVLVVTDAGRRMRQRVHGVLSDSRLLAGLTAEELAALRELVWKVSDGGCPESCATD; from the coding sequence ATGACGCTGCCCACCCGGCCCGACGGTGAACGGGCTGCCGTCGCCGACGGCGAACGGTCCGCCGTCGCCGGTGACACCGTGCGGCGGCTCATGCACATCGCCCGCGCGATGCGGCACCACCAGGATGTGGAGTTCGGGGAACTGGGCCTGACCCCGGCCGCCGCACGGGCGCTGCACGAGCTCGACCCCGACCGCCCGCTGCCCGCCCGTGACCTCGCCGAGCAGTTGCGCTGTGACCGGTCCAACGTGACCGCGCTGGTCGACAAGCTGGAGCAGGCCGGGCTCGTCGAGCGCCGCGCCGACCCCGCCGACCGGCGGCAGCGGGTTCTCGTGGTGACCGACGCCGGCCGCCGGATGCGTCAGCGGGTGCACGGGGTGCTGTCCGATTCCCGGCTGCTGGCCGGGCTCACCGCCGAGGAACTGGCCGCCCTGCGTGAGCTGGTGTGGAAGGTCTCCGACGGGGGCTGCCCGGAGAGCTGCGCGACCGACTGA